In the genome of uncultured Bacteroides sp., the window GTCTTCCAGTTGCTCCAAAGGCACTACTTTGTTTACCAAACCCATATCCAACGCTTCTTGTGCGTTGTATTTGCGGCAGAGAAACCATATTTCGCGCGCCTTCTTTTGTCCGACCACACGAGCCAGATACGAAGAGCCGAAGCCTGCATCGAAACTACCTACGCGAGGGCCGGTTTGTCCGAAGATAGCATTCTCCGAAGCAATAGACAAGTCGCATACTACATGAAGCACATGTCCGCCGCCGATGGCATAACCATTGACCGCAGCAATAACGGGTTTGGGGATGGAACGGATTTGCTTTTGAACGTCTAGTACGCTCAAACGGGGCACACCATCTTTGCCGATATAGCCACCGCGTCCCTTTACGTTTTGATCTCCTCCCGAGCAGAAAGCTTTGTCGC includes:
- the menB gene encoding 1,4-dihydroxy-2-naphthoyl-CoA synthase yields the protein DKAFCSGGDQNVKGRGGYIGKDGVPRLSVLDVQKQIRSIPKPVIAAVNGYAIGGGHVLHVVCDLSIASENAIFGQTGPRVGSFDAGFGSSYLARVVGQKKAREIWFLCRKYNAQEALDMGLVNKVVPLEQLEDEYVQWAEEMMQLSPLALRMIKAGLNAELDGQAGIQELAGDATMLYYMTDEAQEGKNAFLEKRKPNFKQYQKLP